A region from the Drosophila ananassae strain 14024-0371.13 chromosome 2L, ASM1763931v2, whole genome shotgun sequence genome encodes:
- the LOC6501468 gene encoding E3 ubiquitin-protein ligase RING1 yields MTSLDPAPNKTWELSLYELQRKPQEVITDGTEIGVSPRSLHSELMCPICLDMLKKTMTTKECLHRFCSDCIVTALRSGNKECPTCRKKLVSKRSLRADPNFDLLISKIYPSREEYEAIQEKVMAKFNQTQSQQALVNSINEGIKLQSQNRPQRFRTKGGGGGGNGTNAGGGGAAAGGSGRNASNQLNVHDTASNDSNTNSTDRDNRDTTQTTTSTTATTNASPAAPTAPSSSANTVTTTGSGASTSSTRMQVDDASNPPSIRSTPSPVPSNSSSTKPKRAMSVLTSERSEESESDSQMDCRTEGDSNIDTEGEGNGELGINDEIELVFKPHPTEMSADNQLIRALKDNCVRYIKTTANATVDHLSKYLAMRLTLDLGPDLPEACRLLNFCIYVAPQPQQLVILNGNQTLHQVNDKFWKVNKPMEMYYSWKKT; encoded by the exons ATGACGTCGTTGGATCCGGCGCCAAACAAGACATGGGAGCTATCACTGTACGAGCTTCAGCGCAAGCCCCAGGAGGTCATCACGGATGGCACAGAAATCGGAGTTTCCCCCAGAAGTCTCCACAGCGAACTAATGTGTCCCATCTGCCTGGACATGTTGAAGAAAACGATGACAACTAAGGAATGCTTGCATCGATTCTGCTCCGACTGCATTGTAACTGCCCTGCGATCTGGCAACAAGGAGTGCCCCACATGCCGAAAGAAATTGGTCTCCAAGCGCTCCCTACGCGCTGATCCCAACTTTGACCTTCTTATTTCGAAAATCTATCCCAGCCGCGAGGAGTACGAAGCCATACAGGAGAAGGTGATGGCCAAGTTCAACCAAACGCAGTCGCAACAAGCTTTGGTCAATTCCATCAACGAAGGCATTAAGCTGCAGTCCCAGAACCGACCGCAGCGATTCCGTACCAAAGGTGGCGGCGGTGGAGGCAATGGAACTAACgcaggtggtggtggtgcggcTGCTGGTGGTTCCGGTCGCAATGCCTCCAATCAATTAAATGTACACGATACAGCCTCCAACGACAGCAACACGAACAGTACCGACCGCGATAACCGGGATACTACCCAAACGACCACCTCGACCACAGCGACAACAAATGCGAGTCCCGCTGCACCTACGGCACCCTCTTCGTCAGCAAACACTGTTACAACAACAGGATCAGGCGCCAGCACCTCCTCCACTCGAATGCAGGTTGACGACGCCTCCAATCCGCCCTCAATTCGAAGCACCCCGTCGCCTGTGCCGTCAAACTCGAGCAGCACCAAGCCGAAGCGCGCTATGTCAGTGCTTACCTCAGAGCGGTCCGAGGAGTCCGAGTCGGATTCTCAAATGGATTGCCGTACCGAGGGTGATTCTAATATTGACACTGAGGGTGAGGGTAACGGCGAGCTCGGAATTAATGATGAGATTGAGCTTGTGTTTAAGCCACATCCAACTGAGATGTCCGCCGATAACCAGCTCATCCGGGCACTCAAGGACAATTGCGTGCGCTACATCAAGACCACGGCCAACGCAACAGTGGATCATCTTAGCAAATATCTTGCTATGCGCCTGACCCTCGACCTTGGCCCCGATCTGCCGGAGGCCTGCCGGCTGCTCAACTTCTGCATCTATGTTGCTCCGCAGCCCCAGCAGCTGGTTATCCTGAATGGAAACCAGACTCTGCACCAGGTGAACGATAAGTTCTGGAAG GTTAACAAGCCGATGGAAATGTACTACTCTTGGAAGAAAACCTAA
- the LOC6499093 gene encoding hydroxysteroid dehydrogenase-like protein 2 yields MINSGKLAGRTLFITGASRGIGKEIALKAARDGANIVVAAKTAEPHPKLPGTIYSAAAEIEKAGGKAHPCVVDVRDENQVRKAIQEAVAKFGGIDIVVNNASAISLTPTPNTDMKRYDLMHNINTRGTFLVSKECLPYLQKSNHAHILNISPPLSMKPKWFGPHVAYTMAKYGMSMCVLGMAEEFKDQGIAVNALWPRTAIQTAAIEMLTGPESAKWSRKPEIMADAAYAILCKEPKQFTGQFCVDDEVLESVGITDLTDYACVRENADQLMVDFFVEAKGAPADDESPAAATASAAAPAAGAGKIPQLFQKIESLLSAEIVSKTQAVFQFNISGSEQGTWFLDLKNGTGSCGSGTPPSAPDATLSMNSNNFFDMFSGKLKAAPAYMTGKLKISGDFQKALKLEKLMKALKSKL; encoded by the coding sequence ATGATTAACTCGGGCAAGCTGGCAGGACGGACGCTGTTCATCACAGGCGCATCCAGAGGAATCGGCAAGGAAATCGCCCTCAAGGCGGCCCGCGACGGAGCCAACATAGTTGTGGCGGCCAAGACGGCGGAGCCACATCCCAAGCTGCCCGGCACCATCTACTCGGCGGCGGCAGAGATCGAAAAAGCTGGAGGAAAGGCTCATCCCTGTGTAGTGGATGTTCGCGACGAAAACCAGGTGCGGAAGGCCATACAAGAGGCCGTTGCAAAGTTCGGAGGCATCGACATTGTGGTAAACAATGCCAGTGCAATTTCGCTGACCCCCACTCCAAACACAGATATGAAGCGCTACGACCTGATGCACAACATCAACACCAGGGGCACCTTTTTGGTATCCAAGGAGTGCCTGCCGTACCTTCAGAAAAGCAACCACGCCCACATCCTCAACATCTCGCCGCCGCTGAGCATGAAGCCCAAGTGGTTCGGTCCTCATGTGGCCTACACCATGGCCAAGTATGGCATGTCCATGTGTGTTCTGGGTATGGCCGAGGAGTTCAAAGATCAGGGAATCGCTGTTAACGCTCTATGGCCACGAACTGCCATCCAGACAGCGGCCATTGAAATGCTCACTGGCCCCGAATCCGCCAAGTGGTCCCGCAAGCCGGAGATAATGGCTGATGCCGCCTACGCCATTCTATGCAAGGAGCCCAAGCAGTTTACTGGCCAGTTCTGCGTCGACGATGAAGTTCTGGAGTCAGTGGGCATCACAGATCTGACCGACTACGCCTGTGTCCGCGAAAATGCCGACCAGCTGATGGTCGATTTCTTTGTGGAGGCAAAGGGAGCACCCGCCGATGATGAATCCCcagctgctgccactgcttctgctgctgcaccTGCCGCCGGCGCCGGAAAGATACCCCAGTTGTTTCAGAAAATCGAATCTCTCCTCTCCGCCGAGATTGTTTCAAAGACGCAGGCCGTCTTCCAGTTCAACATAAGCGGCTCCGAGCAGGGAACCTGGTTCCTGGACCTGAAGAACGGTACCGGCTCGTGCGGCTCCGGAACACCGCCCTCTGCTCCGGATGCCACCCTATCCATGAACTCGAACAACTTCTTCGATATGTTTTCCGGAAAGCTGAAGGCGGCGCCCGCATATATGACTGGCAAGCTGAAGATCAGTGGCGATTTCCAAAAGGCCCTCAAGTTGGAAAAACTAATGAAGGCACTGAAATCAAAGCTTTAG
- the LOC6499094 gene encoding uncharacterized protein LOC6499094 encodes MASPSYKNKAIKFIKCFCGCSDMTVEEVQRIFTLTNSVHQTLLDPEATKLFRRFMETRRSGDKDAAEQYLDIYEKCSEFLQETQHTFAQDEVDELVDLGLPYDLEQDLTRRALSGQRTDINLGLYRVQGKCRNEIEASSEFRDFRDAIVDKMRRVPK; translated from the exons ATGGCTTCTCCTTCCTACAAG AACAAAGCAATTAAATTCATAAAATGCTTCTGCGGATGCAGCGACATGACCGTAGAGGAGGTCCAAAGGATCTTCACTCTAACGAACAGCGTTCATCAGACGCTTCTCGACCCGGAGGCCACCAAACTGTTTCGGCGCTTCATGGAGACGAGGCGATCCGGCGACAAGGACGCAGCTGAACAGTACCTGGACATTTACGAGAAGTGTTCCGAGTTCCTGCAGGAAACTCAACACACCTTTGCCCAGGACGAAGTGGACGAACTGGTCGACCTGGGGCTTCCGTATGATCTGGAGCAGGATCTTACCAGGCGCGCGTTGAGCGGTCAGCGAACCGACATTAACCTCGGTCTCTATCGTGTCCAGGGCAAATGCCGGAATGAGATTGAGGCCAGCAGCGAATTCCGAGATTTCAGAGACGCTATAGTAGATAAGATGCGTCGAGTGCCTAAGTGA